From a single Myxocyprinus asiaticus isolate MX2 ecotype Aquarium Trade chromosome 33, UBuf_Myxa_2, whole genome shotgun sequence genomic region:
- the fpgt gene encoding fucose-1-phosphate guanylyltransferase, whose protein sequence is MAERGNLNLQKSTKEKLEKFNNLRGKEVQSDEFWDLVVITAVDEDQMSAYEIQITEKLERKELPLGINYHVFADPPECKIGNGGSTLHSLQGLNNKYGKSLSGFKIILIHAGGFSQRLPNASALGKIFTALPLGNPLYQMLELKLAMYVDFPAHMKPGMLVTCADDIELYSVPDQENIVFDKSGFTALAHPSTLSIGTTHGVFVLEPAEKPRISDMEYRSCSQFLHKPSIEKMHKCNAVCKREGEEFVYTDSTYYVDYGTAQTLLTLLSEISPLTCEIDAYGDFLQALGQGATVDYTENTANVRKKDSSLVEIRRKIFHHLNGTDLNVILLNNSKFYHVGTTEEYLFHFTADTCLKVELGLLSAAFSISHMDPSENARTCVMHSTLHPSVTVSQGSVVEYSRLDAKVKVGARSIISGCWIGTDLSVPNDTFMHSLCVNLDEKTSFVTVFFGIKDDLKKNVDRPADFSAFSLFKVSLEDCVRLWGLCPEKIRFSGDRSMCSLWNACIFPVCSDLKGSFVMSLEMVKALDGDTKFSLPKTITLTSLQESLQNKNLEEMLRFRRDLYEDIFREKGSHSV, encoded by the exons ATGGCAGAGCGCGGAAATCTCAACCTGCAGAAATCCACTAAGGAAAAACTTGAAAAATTCAACAATTTGAGGG GTAAAGAAGTGCAGTCCGATGAATTCTGGGATCTTGTGGTTATTACTGCAGTTGATGAGGACCAGATGTCTGCATATGAAATTCAGATCACAGAGAAACTGGAGAGGAAAGAACTGCCTCTTGGCATAAATTATCATGTGTTTGCAGATCCACCAGAATGCAAGATAG GTAACGGGGGATCCACCTTACATTCACTGCAGGGCCTTAATAATAAATATGGCAAGTCACTATCTGGATTTAAAATCATCCTCATACATGCag GAGGATTCAGTCAGCGTTTGCCCAATGCCAGCGCCCTGGGTAAAATATTCACAGCATTGCCCCTGGGAAACCCTTTATATCAAATGCTTGAGCTCAAACTTGCAATGTATGTGGATTTCCCCGCACACATGAAGCCAGGTATGCTGGTTACCTGTGCTGATGACATTGAACTCTACAGTGTTCCTGATCAAGAGAACATTGTGTTCGATAAGTCAGGTTTTACTGCCTTGGCCCACCCCTCCACTCTCTCCATCGGAACCACACATGGAGTTTTTGTTCTAGAACCAGCAGAGAAGCCTAGAATCAGTGACATGGAATACAGAAGTTGCTCTCAATTTTTGCACAAACCAAGCATTGAGAAGATGCACAAATGCAATGCAGTATGCAAAAGGGAAGGAGAGGAGTTTGTTTACACAGACAGCACTTACTATGTTGATTATGGAACTGCTCAGACACTGCTGACCTTGTTAAGCGAAATCAGCCCTCTGACATGTGAAATTGATGCTTATGGGGACTTTCTTCAAGCCTTGGGGCAAGGAGCTACTGTGGATTACACAGAAAACACAGCCAACGTCAGAAAGAAGGACAGCAGCCTCGTTGAGATCCGCAGAAAGATTTTCCATCATCTCAACGGCACAGATCTTAACGTCATCCTTCTAAACAACTCCAAGTTTTATCATGTCGGCACCACAGAGGAATACTTGTTCCACTTCACAGCTGACACCTGTCTCAAAGTGGAACTCGGCCTGCTCTCTGCTGCCTTCAGTATTTCTCACATGGATCCATCTGAGAATGCTAGAACTTGCGTAATGCACAGCACCCTGCATCCCAGTGTGACTGTATCCCAGGGAAGTGTTGTGGAATACTCCAGACTGGATGCCAAGGTTAAAGTTGGTGCTAGATCTATTATCAGTGGCTGCTGGATTGGCACAGACCTCTCAGTGCCGAATGACACTTTCATGCACTCTCTCTGTGTAAACCTGGATGAGAAAACCAGTTTTGTCACTGTGTTTTTTGGTATTAAAGATGATCTAAAGAAAAATGTGGACCGCCCTGCTGATTTTAGTGCATTTAGCTTGTTTAAAGTTAGTCTGGAGGACTGTGTTAGACTCTGGGGCTTATGTCCTGAGAAGATCAGGTTCTCTGGAGACAGATCCATGTGTAGTTTGTGGAACGCCTGCATTTTCCCGGTGTGTTCAGATCTAAAGGGCTCATTCGTGATGTCACTGGAAATGGTGAAGGCGCTGGATGGTGATACCAAATTCTCTCTACCCAAAACTATCACACTTACCTCTCTTCAGGAATCTCTGCAAAACAAGAACCTGGAGGAAATGCTGAGGTTTAGGAGAGATCTTTATGAAGACATTTTTAGGGAGAAAGGAAGTCATTCTGTCTGA
- the tnni3k gene encoding serine/threonine-protein kinase TNNI3K isoform X1: protein MGNYKSRPTQTCTDEWKKKVSESYAVIIERVEEDMRIKEEEFKELKHVFSSDEAFSKVNLNYRTEGGLSLLHLCCICGGNKAHIRTLMLKGLRPSRLTRNGFTALHLAAYKDNAELVTALLHGGADIQQVGYGALTALHIATVAGHLEKKEIQTGCNNMRAVDILLQHGAYVNVQDAVFFTPLHISAYFGHEQLCKLLMKFGADVNASGEVGDRPLHLAAAKGFLGIVKLLMDDSSKTDVNAQDNEDHVPLHFCARFGHHEVVRFLLQGSFDLQPHSVNIYGDTPLHLACYNGKFDVVKEIVQLSGTESLSKENIFSETAFHSACTYGKNLEMVKYLLSQNALSINHQGRDGHTGLHSACFHGHIRLVQFLLDNGADMNLVACDPSRSSGEKDEQTCLMWAYEKGHDAIVTLLKHFKRPQEDSPCNEYSQPGGDGSYVSVPSPLGKIKSMAKEKADVLLLRASLPSNFHLQLSELEFNEIIGSGSFGKVYRGRCRNKIVAIKRYRANTYCSKSDTDMFCREVSILCRLNHPCVIQFVGACLDDPSQFAIVTQYVSGGSLFSLLHEQKRIIDLQSKLIIAIDVAKGMEYLHNLTQPIIHRDLNSHNILLYEDGHAVVADFGESRFLLSMDEDNMTKQPGNLRWMAPEVFTQCTRYTVKADMFSYALCLWELLTGEIPFAHLKPAAAAADMAYHHVRPPVGYSIPKPISALLMRGWNVCPEERPEFSEVVAKLEECLCNVELMSPASSNSSGSLSPSSSMDCLVARGSPGRSHVAALRSRFELEYALNARAYAFWSQNSGRRSSQGLSLDELRRNMQFPPIDRNGYVSDPLSTMRFHSCSSNGSFEDSN, encoded by the exons ATGGGGAATTATAAATCAAGACCCACTCAGACATGTACAG ATGAGTGGAAGAAGAAAGTGAGTGAGTCATATGCAGTTATAATAGAAAGAGTGGAGGAGGACATGAGAATTAAAGAGGAGGAGTTTAAGGAACTCAAACATGTTTTCAG CTCAGATGAGGCATTCAGTAAAGTGAACCTGAATTATCGCACAGAGGGTGGACTGTCCCTGCTGCATCTCTGCTGTATATGTGGAG GGAATAAAGCTCATATCAGGACACTCATGTTGAAAGGTCTGCGGCCATCCAGACTCACTCGGAATGGATTCACTGCTCTGCACTTGGCTGCATACAAG GATAACGCTGAACTTGTTACTGCTCTGCTACATGGTGGAGCCGACATACAGCAGGTGGGGTATGGCGCCCTCACTGCCCTGCATATAGCTACTGTGGCTGGCCATCTTGAG aagaaagaaattcaaacaggttgtaacaacatgagg GCTGTTGATATTCTCTTGCAACATGGGGCTTATGTCAACGTCCAGGATGCAGTGTTCTTCACCCCTCTTCATATTTCAGCATACTTTGGCCATGAGCAG TTGTGCAAGTTGCTGATGAAATTTGGGGCTGATGTGAATGCGAGTGGAGAGGTGGGGGACAGACCGCTACATCTGGCTGCTGCTAAAGGCTTTCTGGGTATCGTCAAACTGCTGATGGATGACAGCAGCAAAACTGATG TCAATGCTCAGGACAACGAGGACCACGTTCCCCTTCATTTCTGCGCTCGATTTGGACACCACGAGGTCGTCCGTTTTCTGCTTCAGGGCAGCTTTGATTTACAGCCTCACTCTGTCAACATCTACGGGGACACACCTCTCCACCT AGCCTGCTACAATGGAAAGTTTGATGTGGTCAAAGAGATCGTTCAGTTGTCTGGCACGGAGAGTCTGTCTAAGGAGAACATCTTtagtgagacagcttttcacag TGCCTGCACCTATGGCAAGAACCTGGAAATGGTCAAGTATCTGCTCAGTCAGAATGCTTTAAGCATCAACCATCAGGGACGAGATGGACACACAG GTCTACATAGTGCATGTTTCCATGGACACATCCGTCTCGTCCAGTTCCTATTGGACAACGGGGCAGATATGAACCTGGTGGCCTGTGACCCCAGTCGTTCAAGTGGGGAAAAGGATGAACAGACATGCTTGATGTGGGCCTATGAGAAAG GCCACGATGCCATTGTTACTTTGCTAAAACACTTCAAACGACCCCAGGAGGACTCACCCTGCAATGAATACTCCCAGCCAGGAGGAG ACGGATCCTATGTTTCTGTCCCCTCTCCCCTTGGAAAGATTAAAAGCATGGCTAAAG AGAAGGCAGATGTGCTTCTGCTGCGAGCAAGTCTTCCATCAAACTTCCACCTTCAACTGTCAGAGCTAGAGTTTAACGAGATCATTGGATCAG GCTCTTTTGGAAAAGTCTACAGAGGAAGGTGCCGCAATAAGATAGTCGCAATTAAACG CTACCGTGCAAACACATACTGCTCAAAGTCAGACACTGATATGTTCTGTCGGGAGGTGTCCATCCTGTGTCGTCTCAACCACCCCTGTGTGATCCAATTTGTGGGGGCGTGTCTGGATGACCCCAGTCAGTTCGCCATAGTAACCCAGTATGTGTCTGGAGGATCCCTGTTCTCACTGCTGCATGAGCAAAAAAG GATCATTGATCTGCAGTCCAAGCTCATCATTGCCATTGATGTGGCCAAAGGAATGGAGTATCTGCACAATCTGACCCAACCAATCATTCACAGAGACCTCAACAG TCATAATATTCTACTCTATGAGGATGGGCATGCTGTGGTGGCTGATTTTGGAG AGTCGCGCTTCCTGTTGTCAATGGATGAAGACAATATGACCAAACAACCTGGA AACCTGCGCTGGATGGCCCCAGAGGTGTTTACCCAGTGTACACGCTACACTGTGAAAGCAGACATGTTCAGCTATGCCCTCTGCCTGTGGGAGCTGCTCACAGGGGAGATTCCATTTGCCCATCTCAAACCAG CTGCAGCCGCTGCAGATATGGCCTATCATCATGTCCGTCCTCCAGTTGGATACTCGATCCCTAAACCCATTTCAGCACTGCTGATGAGGGGCTGGAATGTCTGTCCTGAG GAAAGGCCTGAGTTTTCTGAGGTGGTAGCCAAACTGGAGGAATGCCTGTGTAATGTGGAG CTTATGTCTCCGGCCTCAAGTAACAGCAGTGGCTCTCTATCCCCCTCCTCCTCCATGGACTGCCTGGTGGCACGCGGCAGTCCCGGACGAAGTCATGTGGCTGCCCTCCGCTCACGTTTCGAGTTGGAATACGCCCTCAATGCTCGCGCATATGCATTTTGGAGCCAAAA CTCTGGTCGGCGATCCTCGCAGGGGTTGTCCCTGGATGAGCTGAGGAGGAACATGCAGTTTCCACCCATTGACAGAAATG GATACGTGTCAGATCCCTTGAGTACCATGCGTTTCCATTCATGCAGCAGTAATGGAAGCTTTGAGGACAGCAACTAG
- the tnni3k gene encoding serine/threonine-protein kinase TNNI3K isoform X3, whose protein sequence is MGNYKSRPTQTCTDEWKKKVSESYAVIIERVEEDMRIKEEEFKELKHVFSSDEAFSKVNLNYRTEGGLSLLHLCCICGGNKAHIRTLMLKGLRPSRLTRNGFTALHLAAYKDNAELVTALLHGGADIQQAVDILLQHGAYVNVQDAVFFTPLHISAYFGHEQLCKLLMKFGADVNASGEVGDRPLHLAAAKGFLGIVKLLMDDSSKTDVNAQDNEDHVPLHFCARFGHHEVVRFLLQGSFDLQPHSVNIYGDTPLHLACYNGKFDVVKEIVQLSGTESLSKENIFSETAFHSACTYGKNLEMVKYLLSQNALSINHQGRDGHTGLHSACFHGHIRLVQFLLDNGADMNLVACDPSRSSGEKDEQTCLMWAYEKGHDAIVTLLKHFKRPQEDSPCNEYSQPGGDGSYVSVPSPLGKIKSMAKEKADVLLLRASLPSNFHLQLSELEFNEIIGSGSFGKVYRGRCRNKIVAIKRYRANTYCSKSDTDMFCREVSILCRLNHPCVIQFVGACLDDPSQFAIVTQYVSGGSLFSLLHEQKRIIDLQSKLIIAIDVAKGMEYLHNLTQPIIHRDLNSHNILLYEDGHAVVADFGESRFLLSMDEDNMTKQPGNLRWMAPEVFTQCTRYTVKADMFSYALCLWELLTGEIPFAHLKPAAAAADMAYHHVRPPVGYSIPKPISALLMRGWNVCPEERPEFSEVVAKLEECLCNVELMSPASSNSSGSLSPSSSMDCLVARGSPGRSHVAALRSRFELEYALNARAYAFWSQNSGRRSSQGLSLDELRRNMQFPPIDRNGYVSDPLSTMRFHSCSSNGSFEDSN, encoded by the exons ATGGGGAATTATAAATCAAGACCCACTCAGACATGTACAG ATGAGTGGAAGAAGAAAGTGAGTGAGTCATATGCAGTTATAATAGAAAGAGTGGAGGAGGACATGAGAATTAAAGAGGAGGAGTTTAAGGAACTCAAACATGTTTTCAG CTCAGATGAGGCATTCAGTAAAGTGAACCTGAATTATCGCACAGAGGGTGGACTGTCCCTGCTGCATCTCTGCTGTATATGTGGAG GGAATAAAGCTCATATCAGGACACTCATGTTGAAAGGTCTGCGGCCATCCAGACTCACTCGGAATGGATTCACTGCTCTGCACTTGGCTGCATACAAG GATAACGCTGAACTTGTTACTGCTCTGCTACATGGTGGAGCCGACATACAGCAG GCTGTTGATATTCTCTTGCAACATGGGGCTTATGTCAACGTCCAGGATGCAGTGTTCTTCACCCCTCTTCATATTTCAGCATACTTTGGCCATGAGCAG TTGTGCAAGTTGCTGATGAAATTTGGGGCTGATGTGAATGCGAGTGGAGAGGTGGGGGACAGACCGCTACATCTGGCTGCTGCTAAAGGCTTTCTGGGTATCGTCAAACTGCTGATGGATGACAGCAGCAAAACTGATG TCAATGCTCAGGACAACGAGGACCACGTTCCCCTTCATTTCTGCGCTCGATTTGGACACCACGAGGTCGTCCGTTTTCTGCTTCAGGGCAGCTTTGATTTACAGCCTCACTCTGTCAACATCTACGGGGACACACCTCTCCACCT AGCCTGCTACAATGGAAAGTTTGATGTGGTCAAAGAGATCGTTCAGTTGTCTGGCACGGAGAGTCTGTCTAAGGAGAACATCTTtagtgagacagcttttcacag TGCCTGCACCTATGGCAAGAACCTGGAAATGGTCAAGTATCTGCTCAGTCAGAATGCTTTAAGCATCAACCATCAGGGACGAGATGGACACACAG GTCTACATAGTGCATGTTTCCATGGACACATCCGTCTCGTCCAGTTCCTATTGGACAACGGGGCAGATATGAACCTGGTGGCCTGTGACCCCAGTCGTTCAAGTGGGGAAAAGGATGAACAGACATGCTTGATGTGGGCCTATGAGAAAG GCCACGATGCCATTGTTACTTTGCTAAAACACTTCAAACGACCCCAGGAGGACTCACCCTGCAATGAATACTCCCAGCCAGGAGGAG ACGGATCCTATGTTTCTGTCCCCTCTCCCCTTGGAAAGATTAAAAGCATGGCTAAAG AGAAGGCAGATGTGCTTCTGCTGCGAGCAAGTCTTCCATCAAACTTCCACCTTCAACTGTCAGAGCTAGAGTTTAACGAGATCATTGGATCAG GCTCTTTTGGAAAAGTCTACAGAGGAAGGTGCCGCAATAAGATAGTCGCAATTAAACG CTACCGTGCAAACACATACTGCTCAAAGTCAGACACTGATATGTTCTGTCGGGAGGTGTCCATCCTGTGTCGTCTCAACCACCCCTGTGTGATCCAATTTGTGGGGGCGTGTCTGGATGACCCCAGTCAGTTCGCCATAGTAACCCAGTATGTGTCTGGAGGATCCCTGTTCTCACTGCTGCATGAGCAAAAAAG GATCATTGATCTGCAGTCCAAGCTCATCATTGCCATTGATGTGGCCAAAGGAATGGAGTATCTGCACAATCTGACCCAACCAATCATTCACAGAGACCTCAACAG TCATAATATTCTACTCTATGAGGATGGGCATGCTGTGGTGGCTGATTTTGGAG AGTCGCGCTTCCTGTTGTCAATGGATGAAGACAATATGACCAAACAACCTGGA AACCTGCGCTGGATGGCCCCAGAGGTGTTTACCCAGTGTACACGCTACACTGTGAAAGCAGACATGTTCAGCTATGCCCTCTGCCTGTGGGAGCTGCTCACAGGGGAGATTCCATTTGCCCATCTCAAACCAG CTGCAGCCGCTGCAGATATGGCCTATCATCATGTCCGTCCTCCAGTTGGATACTCGATCCCTAAACCCATTTCAGCACTGCTGATGAGGGGCTGGAATGTCTGTCCTGAG GAAAGGCCTGAGTTTTCTGAGGTGGTAGCCAAACTGGAGGAATGCCTGTGTAATGTGGAG CTTATGTCTCCGGCCTCAAGTAACAGCAGTGGCTCTCTATCCCCCTCCTCCTCCATGGACTGCCTGGTGGCACGCGGCAGTCCCGGACGAAGTCATGTGGCTGCCCTCCGCTCACGTTTCGAGTTGGAATACGCCCTCAATGCTCGCGCATATGCATTTTGGAGCCAAAA CTCTGGTCGGCGATCCTCGCAGGGGTTGTCCCTGGATGAGCTGAGGAGGAACATGCAGTTTCCACCCATTGACAGAAATG GATACGTGTCAGATCCCTTGAGTACCATGCGTTTCCATTCATGCAGCAGTAATGGAAGCTTTGAGGACAGCAACTAG
- the tnni3k gene encoding serine/threonine-protein kinase TNNI3K isoform X2, with the protein MGNYKSRPTQTCTDEWKKKVSESYAVIIERVEEDMRIKEEEFKELKHVFSSDEAFSKVNLNYRTEGGLSLLHLCCICGGNKAHIRTLMLKGLRPSRLTRNGFTALHLAAYKDNAELVTALLHGGADIQQVGYGALTALHIATVAGHLEAVDILLQHGAYVNVQDAVFFTPLHISAYFGHEQLCKLLMKFGADVNASGEVGDRPLHLAAAKGFLGIVKLLMDDSSKTDVNAQDNEDHVPLHFCARFGHHEVVRFLLQGSFDLQPHSVNIYGDTPLHLACYNGKFDVVKEIVQLSGTESLSKENIFSETAFHSACTYGKNLEMVKYLLSQNALSINHQGRDGHTGLHSACFHGHIRLVQFLLDNGADMNLVACDPSRSSGEKDEQTCLMWAYEKGHDAIVTLLKHFKRPQEDSPCNEYSQPGGDGSYVSVPSPLGKIKSMAKEKADVLLLRASLPSNFHLQLSELEFNEIIGSGSFGKVYRGRCRNKIVAIKRYRANTYCSKSDTDMFCREVSILCRLNHPCVIQFVGACLDDPSQFAIVTQYVSGGSLFSLLHEQKRIIDLQSKLIIAIDVAKGMEYLHNLTQPIIHRDLNSHNILLYEDGHAVVADFGESRFLLSMDEDNMTKQPGNLRWMAPEVFTQCTRYTVKADMFSYALCLWELLTGEIPFAHLKPAAAAADMAYHHVRPPVGYSIPKPISALLMRGWNVCPEERPEFSEVVAKLEECLCNVELMSPASSNSSGSLSPSSSMDCLVARGSPGRSHVAALRSRFELEYALNARAYAFWSQNSGRRSSQGLSLDELRRNMQFPPIDRNGYVSDPLSTMRFHSCSSNGSFEDSN; encoded by the exons ATGGGGAATTATAAATCAAGACCCACTCAGACATGTACAG ATGAGTGGAAGAAGAAAGTGAGTGAGTCATATGCAGTTATAATAGAAAGAGTGGAGGAGGACATGAGAATTAAAGAGGAGGAGTTTAAGGAACTCAAACATGTTTTCAG CTCAGATGAGGCATTCAGTAAAGTGAACCTGAATTATCGCACAGAGGGTGGACTGTCCCTGCTGCATCTCTGCTGTATATGTGGAG GGAATAAAGCTCATATCAGGACACTCATGTTGAAAGGTCTGCGGCCATCCAGACTCACTCGGAATGGATTCACTGCTCTGCACTTGGCTGCATACAAG GATAACGCTGAACTTGTTACTGCTCTGCTACATGGTGGAGCCGACATACAGCAGGTGGGGTATGGCGCCCTCACTGCCCTGCATATAGCTACTGTGGCTGGCCATCTTGAG GCTGTTGATATTCTCTTGCAACATGGGGCTTATGTCAACGTCCAGGATGCAGTGTTCTTCACCCCTCTTCATATTTCAGCATACTTTGGCCATGAGCAG TTGTGCAAGTTGCTGATGAAATTTGGGGCTGATGTGAATGCGAGTGGAGAGGTGGGGGACAGACCGCTACATCTGGCTGCTGCTAAAGGCTTTCTGGGTATCGTCAAACTGCTGATGGATGACAGCAGCAAAACTGATG TCAATGCTCAGGACAACGAGGACCACGTTCCCCTTCATTTCTGCGCTCGATTTGGACACCACGAGGTCGTCCGTTTTCTGCTTCAGGGCAGCTTTGATTTACAGCCTCACTCTGTCAACATCTACGGGGACACACCTCTCCACCT AGCCTGCTACAATGGAAAGTTTGATGTGGTCAAAGAGATCGTTCAGTTGTCTGGCACGGAGAGTCTGTCTAAGGAGAACATCTTtagtgagacagcttttcacag TGCCTGCACCTATGGCAAGAACCTGGAAATGGTCAAGTATCTGCTCAGTCAGAATGCTTTAAGCATCAACCATCAGGGACGAGATGGACACACAG GTCTACATAGTGCATGTTTCCATGGACACATCCGTCTCGTCCAGTTCCTATTGGACAACGGGGCAGATATGAACCTGGTGGCCTGTGACCCCAGTCGTTCAAGTGGGGAAAAGGATGAACAGACATGCTTGATGTGGGCCTATGAGAAAG GCCACGATGCCATTGTTACTTTGCTAAAACACTTCAAACGACCCCAGGAGGACTCACCCTGCAATGAATACTCCCAGCCAGGAGGAG ACGGATCCTATGTTTCTGTCCCCTCTCCCCTTGGAAAGATTAAAAGCATGGCTAAAG AGAAGGCAGATGTGCTTCTGCTGCGAGCAAGTCTTCCATCAAACTTCCACCTTCAACTGTCAGAGCTAGAGTTTAACGAGATCATTGGATCAG GCTCTTTTGGAAAAGTCTACAGAGGAAGGTGCCGCAATAAGATAGTCGCAATTAAACG CTACCGTGCAAACACATACTGCTCAAAGTCAGACACTGATATGTTCTGTCGGGAGGTGTCCATCCTGTGTCGTCTCAACCACCCCTGTGTGATCCAATTTGTGGGGGCGTGTCTGGATGACCCCAGTCAGTTCGCCATAGTAACCCAGTATGTGTCTGGAGGATCCCTGTTCTCACTGCTGCATGAGCAAAAAAG GATCATTGATCTGCAGTCCAAGCTCATCATTGCCATTGATGTGGCCAAAGGAATGGAGTATCTGCACAATCTGACCCAACCAATCATTCACAGAGACCTCAACAG TCATAATATTCTACTCTATGAGGATGGGCATGCTGTGGTGGCTGATTTTGGAG AGTCGCGCTTCCTGTTGTCAATGGATGAAGACAATATGACCAAACAACCTGGA AACCTGCGCTGGATGGCCCCAGAGGTGTTTACCCAGTGTACACGCTACACTGTGAAAGCAGACATGTTCAGCTATGCCCTCTGCCTGTGGGAGCTGCTCACAGGGGAGATTCCATTTGCCCATCTCAAACCAG CTGCAGCCGCTGCAGATATGGCCTATCATCATGTCCGTCCTCCAGTTGGATACTCGATCCCTAAACCCATTTCAGCACTGCTGATGAGGGGCTGGAATGTCTGTCCTGAG GAAAGGCCTGAGTTTTCTGAGGTGGTAGCCAAACTGGAGGAATGCCTGTGTAATGTGGAG CTTATGTCTCCGGCCTCAAGTAACAGCAGTGGCTCTCTATCCCCCTCCTCCTCCATGGACTGCCTGGTGGCACGCGGCAGTCCCGGACGAAGTCATGTGGCTGCCCTCCGCTCACGTTTCGAGTTGGAATACGCCCTCAATGCTCGCGCATATGCATTTTGGAGCCAAAA CTCTGGTCGGCGATCCTCGCAGGGGTTGTCCCTGGATGAGCTGAGGAGGAACATGCAGTTTCCACCCATTGACAGAAATG GATACGTGTCAGATCCCTTGAGTACCATGCGTTTCCATTCATGCAGCAGTAATGGAAGCTTTGAGGACAGCAACTAG